The genomic segment aaaaaaaaaagcctctccCTGAGACGAGACTGTCAGATCTCAGTTTTTctccttgtctctctgtctttatttctctgtgtgtttgtgtggttagGAGTTACAAAGAGATAGCAaggagagataaagagaaacagaacGAGAGGTGTGTCAAAtgagtgggggagagagagagagagagagagagagagagagagagaggtagcaCGAGGTTATTAGGTCTCACCAGTGGAGCAGCAGACGAAGACCCTCAGTCTCAGACAACTGTGGCcgtggtggtgggtgggtgtggctgaaagagagcaaacacacacacatcatgtcaACCTTGTGCCCTCTGCAGGCAACCCCACCCTCAACAATCAGCCACGAAAACTGCAGCGAAGCAACTAAGCAGCACACGGTGTCCCCAGCTGAACCTCCAGGATCGATTAGAAACACCAACACAGCCGACTGGTGTGAGAGACAGCAGCTAGGAAGGGAAGCTCCACATTATAAACTCACAGTTGCATCCAGTGTATGGGCTTCTTCTGTCCACCACAATAAGCTAACACTGCTCTTTGCTAGCCAGACTTACAGATATAGTAGTACTCCTGGCCCACGTTGAACTCGTAGCCCAGGGAGAAGGCGCTGTAGCGCTGGAACTTCTCAGAGAACTTGATGGGTGTGTGAGGTGCGTGGGGCCGGTTGCACTCCCAGCGTTTGAAGCCCATCAGGGGGTCACAGGTGCGGTAGCCGCGGTAGTTGACCATGTAGAGGATGTACTGTTCGGCCACATTGCGGTCTAGTGTCCCTCGCTGGGTGGTGTTGTAATGCGGGCAGTAGATGTCCAGATAGTCATTGACGCTGACCTGCACCGTGTATCCTTCCCGTCGTAGCCTGGAGTACAAACGcaggcaggaagagaaagacagaaaaggaatgTGAATGAGTAACTTGGGCTGTGAATAATAAACTGTTTACCCTCAAAGGAATATTCCAGCATTTGGAGCCTTCTTACAAAGTTTGTGAGGCAACCAGACTCCAGGAAATCACTTCTCTCATCCAATAAATAGCACAACACACAGTAACCCATAAAACTGCTCATGGGTGCTCCAAGGTGGATTGTTTTGGACAGAACCAGACTACCTGTTTGCCCTTATTTCTGGGTTTTATGTTGAGCAAAGCTAATATCTTGCAGCCTTCAGCTTCATAATTAGTTAACATTGGACATTGGACTGATATCAATTCCCTGATCTAATTCTTGGTTCATATATTTccaaaacacatcaaaatattCCTTTAACGGCTATCTTCAAAATTAGTGTATTTATTATCTGGTCAGTTCAATAATGTCAAAGTGTGAAACGCCCATCACAAGGTCAAAAAGCCTGAGGTGATGtcttcaaattgtttatttgtataacaaTTTTTTTAGTataaaaggaaacacaacagcacagcaaAGCTGGGCAGTTATGGACTCTAACGcacctttttctccttcaaGAGATAAAACTATTCCACCTGTGTATCCCTCTACATGTAAATATACATGTTCTCCCTCTAAATACCTCGTGTCAGGTGCTGAGCACGATAATCTGCACTCCTGTCTTTCCCCATGAGCCCACTACAGGCCGGGTCACTGAGGCAGAAGGAGATCCTGTCAGTGACGATGTATACCTTGGCCGCAGGGGAAGCAGCCTGCACACAGTACATAGGATGGTTCATGCTCCACTGGCAACCGCCGCTGATGGACGAGCAGGCTGTTCGCAGGCAAGGAAGGCCACTCTAAGgttgagcgtgtgtgtgtgtgtgtgtgtgtgatgtacaTGACGGCACAGTAACCCTTTTCAGACTCCTGTCTGAACATCTGAGGTGATGATGCGGTATGAGTTTGTATTCAGGAGCCCTGCTGTGATCTTCACTGTTTATAATACTGAGTATACTTATTATGTAAATTACACAATCTTTAATTAGACAAAGTAGAAGTCATTAGAAGGGCTCCTGCAGGTGAGCTGATCAGACGAGAATTGTCCTTGGCTGCAGTGATGTGCAACCTGTGCAAACGAGCTGCAGTGACTCACTGGCACCAGCAAGTGGCGGTGTTGCGCTGCATGAAGCTGAACCTCCGCTCTTCTCGCTTTTGCACGTTACTCCCCTTCTCCTGGCTGTCGCTGCTTTCTTACACATTCTCTGTTACATCCATGCAAagagcacacactcacaaccaCCACtcattgtgtgtgcattgtgccatctctctcacacacacacacacacactcacgcacgtGCACAAGTATGCTCACACATGCGTGTGTTATTGGGTCAGACctccagagagagagattattaTTCAATTACAAAATGAGGATCAGAAATGTCATAACACCTcgcctttctttctctctctcttgtgcTGCCCCGCCATCTTTCTCACAGTGTTGTTACGactgttcctgttttctggcTCTATCCTCCACTCCCATCCTCTTTTTCATCTCCACCCCTTCGTTCGCATACATACATCAGCTGAGTATCTGTTCTCTTAACCAGAGTTCTTTTTGGGCCATCAATCCTATCTGTGCTTTCTATCCCTGCTGCTCAGATGTGAGATGACAGACTTTTGTCTTGCAGTGTTGTGGGTAGAGACAACACAGCTATGCTTCAAAGGGACTATATTTAGCGAGGGGGGTTGGTGGTGGtaggaaaggagaggaagttTTGGATGGGGGttgagagggagg from the Echeneis naucrates chromosome 11, fEcheNa1.1, whole genome shotgun sequence genome contains:
- the efna3a gene encoding ephrin-A3, which gives rise to MALATFSLSLITLALTNLHLTRASNRHAVYWNSSNLLLRREGYTVQVSVNDYLDIYCPHYNTTQRGTLDRNVAEQYILYMVNYRGYRTCDPLMGFKRWECNRPHAPHTPIKFSEKFQRYSAFSLGYEFNVGQEYYYISTPTHHHGHSCLRLRVFVCCSTVSQADDDSSQTSPDYTVRPNIKIHNLDEFNPEVPKLEKSVSGSSPSRDRLLLTIAMLVVSAVVLS